A genomic window from Silene latifolia isolate original U9 population chromosome Y, ASM4854445v1, whole genome shotgun sequence includes:
- the LOC141630446 gene encoding uncharacterized protein LOC141630446, with translation MGSFLSMVLSPAPDSPSPGILKQGREHSMSVPERDNECLRLVWEGKMNFYVCPSINVEFGHPLWDSFEVFGENGVNYNHLFETVTCFASQDEAFDWAQKIAFDNGIVLVKASNGSKNRKQPELQGSYFRCSRHFAGLDAGEKEFVRQKVRASIPPRDIKNGLHQRTPDKPQPTSAQIYSAAKKARREIRGTRNTAQQMLALAAIAKYVEWHKSDPETKELSHVFMSHPEAVKLFHAYPHVVLIDSTYKTNVYKIALVEVIGVIPCGSSFLIVAVLLPSESENDYR, from the exons GGACGCGAACATTCAATGTCTGTTCCGGAGAGGGACAATGAATGTCTACGTCTAGTATGGGAAGGGAAGATGAATTTCTACGTCTGCCCTAGTATCAACGTTGAATTTGGTCATCCATTGTGG GATTCATTTGAGGTGTTTGGTGAAAACGGTGTTAATTACAACCACCTATTTGAGACGGTAACATGTTTTGCGAGTCAGGACGAGGCGTTTGACTGGGCTCAGAAAATAGCGTTTGATAACGGGATTGTCTTAGTAAAAGCATCAAATGGGTCCAAAAATCGTAAACAACCCGAGTTGCAGGGCTCATACTTTCGTTGTTCAAG gCATTTTGCGGGTTTGGATGCCGGAGAGAAAGAGTTCGTGAGGCAAAAAGTTCGGGCATCGATTCCCCCGAGAGATATTAAAAATGGTCTTCATCAAAGAACCCCCGATAAACCCCAACCTACAAGCGCCCAAATTTATAGCGCGGCAAAAAAGGCTCGACGTGAAATAAGAGGAACACGGAATACCGCTCAACAAATGTTGGCTCTAGCCGCTATTGCTAAGTATGTGGAATGGCACAAATCAGATCCCGAGACAAAGGAGCTCAGTCATGTTTTTATGTCTCATCCGGAAGCAGTTAAACTTTTCCATGCTTATCCACATGTGGTTCTTATTGACTCGACGTACAAGACCAATGTATACAAAATTGCTCTTGTTGAGGTTATTGGTGTAATACCTTGTGGGTCTTCCTTCTTAATTGTTGCGGTACTTCTTCCGTCAGAGTCGGAAAACGATTATAGGTAG